A portion of the Desulfomonilia bacterium genome contains these proteins:
- a CDS encoding zinc metallopeptidase has translation MIFDPLYMVMWLPGLLLSLYASFMVKAAYAKYSKIPTIRGITGAQAAQSILRAAGIHDVGIELSRGFLSDHYDPSKKVLRLSENVYSGYSLASVGVAAHEAGHAIQHAQGYAPMKLRSAIVPMASIGSNLSWFLLMFGLLFRSQSMILMGIMFFTAVVLFQVVTLPVEFNASSRALQALPASGILADQEVSGAKKVLNAAAMTYVAAAVTAVLQLLYFLIRAGLLGGSDD, from the coding sequence ATGATTTTCGATCCGCTGTATATGGTAATGTGGCTGCCCGGGTTGCTTCTGAGCCTTTATGCCAGTTTCATGGTTAAGGCTGCATATGCTAAATATTCAAAGATTCCCACGATAAGGGGCATAACAGGTGCGCAGGCGGCTCAGAGCATTCTGAGAGCAGCAGGTATTCATGATGTCGGTATAGAGCTCAGCCGGGGTTTTCTGAGCGATCACTATGACCCGTCAAAAAAGGTCTTGAGGCTCTCAGAGAATGTTTACAGCGGATATTCGCTTGCAAGTGTGGGTGTCGCCGCCCATGAAGCGGGCCATGCCATTCAGCATGCACAGGGATATGCACCCATGAAGCTGAGAAGTGCCATTGTCCCTATGGCAAGCATCGGGTCAAACCTTTCATGGTTTCTGCTCATGTTCGGACTTCTGTTCAGATCCCAGAGCATGATCCTTATGGGAATAATGTTTTTTACAGCTGTCGTGCTCTTTCAGGTCGTGACACTGCCTGTGGAATTCAATGCATCTTCAAGGGCCCTTCAGGCATTGCCTGCTTCGGGCATACTTGCCGATCAGGAAGTAAGCGGCGCGAAGAAGGTTCTTAATGCGGCGGCAATGACATATGTAGCTGCGGCTGTTACGGCGGTCCTTCAGCTTTTATATTTCCTGATACGGGCCGGATTGCTAGGCGGCAGTGATGATTGA